A window from Candidatus Nitrosotenuis uzonensis encodes these proteins:
- a CDS encoding IS110 family transposase yields the protein MGEFRCIRHFQKQGGDHTIINIGIDVHKKKCVATVKSDSRQILGQVTFDNNSQGVNEFINTIKQRYHSDIRAVCESTANYWLRLHYTLEENGIDTILAHPAKTKIIAQAKLKNDKLDSEVLADLLRSDMICKSFVPDKSYRELRNLVRTRLGLIRTRTTYKNKIHSILAKYEYKSPVYKTFSKKGIRWLKEIDLPSVLFLPKLVNLPSSILWLFFTYSIPAVILRMPFG from the coding sequence ATGGGAGAATTCCGCTGCATCAGGCATTTTCAAAAACAAGGAGGTGATCATACCATAATCAACATAGGAATTGACGTACACAAGAAAAAGTGTGTTGCTACAGTAAAATCCGATTCAAGACAGATCCTAGGACAAGTAACATTTGATAATAATTCACAGGGAGTAAACGAATTCATCAATACCATAAAACAACGATACCACAGTGATATTCGGGCAGTATGCGAATCCACTGCCAATTACTGGCTCAGATTACACTATACACTGGAGGAAAACGGCATCGATACCATTCTGGCTCATCCTGCAAAGACCAAAATAATAGCACAAGCCAAACTAAAAAACGACAAGCTTGATTCTGAAGTACTTGCAGATCTACTAAGATCAGACATGATATGCAAGTCATTTGTTCCAGACAAATCATATCGAGAACTACGCAATCTAGTCAGAACAAGACTGGGACTAATCAGAACCAGAACCACATACAAAAACAAGATTCATTCAATTTTAGCAAAATATGAGTACAAATCTCCAGTCTACAAGACCTTCTCAAAGAAGGGCATACGATGGCTAAAAGAGATAGACCTGCCTTCAGTGTTGTTTCTGCCAAAACTCGTGAATTTGCCAAGTTCAATTCTTTGGTTGTTTTTTACGTATTCTATTCCTGCAGTGATACTTCGTATGCCATTTGGTTGA
- a CDS encoding sensor histidine kinase produces the protein MNAKKSSPFIIPALVGAFILAGSLIVFFQLSSYQAQIIESNKDDYTKVIENTISRREGRVQTISSGIIGLYGSSERVSSAEFDRFAQTILGSNSEILNLFVLDGSTIVESYPIKEYVGHDFDFLFPDYPTVVAGQKAMTAEFAINETASLVIAVPFGYFIPEGTILSEQYKLVLLSPIDDNEVLYSVAKSGGASGSVVELLQKEKDNAITVEYKTNLFGHKLKKYYDLRYVLWDASFEAQSYEHTIILVAGVVLSFVIPVLLVRTNLLRARLQEKSEALERANEELKKVEKSKDEFVTMIVHDLKNPLLPIKAYSEILLSQKLGQLNEEQAKRLHSISTSAITLQKMIQDLLDANKLELGKLRLDIQEGNLSELVRRTMSELEPEFRKKGVAVSLELQDVSCRFDSMRMGQVFQNILLNALDFVPDKTGKIHISLKSEGGNAVITIADNGIGIPKDKIDGLFAKFYQVSTDKNRRYGGSGLGLSVCKGIVEGHGGMIRAESDGEGKGTTMHIMIPLAGKSA, from the coding sequence TTGAACGCAAAAAAATCCTCGCCGTTTATCATACCTGCTCTGGTCGGCGCCTTCATCCTTGCCGGCTCGCTCATCGTGTTTTTCCAGCTGTCCTCATACCAGGCCCAGATAATAGAGTCAAACAAGGATGACTATACCAAAGTCATCGAGAACACCATATCAAGAAGGGAGGGAAGGGTGCAAACCATATCATCTGGAATAATAGGCCTCTATGGAAGCTCAGAGCGTGTCAGCTCAGCAGAGTTTGACAGGTTTGCGCAGACAATACTTGGCAGCAACTCTGAGATACTCAACTTATTTGTGCTTGATGGCAGTACAATAGTGGAATCATACCCGATAAAAGAATACGTCGGACATGACTTTGATTTTCTGTTTCCTGACTATCCTACAGTTGTGGCCGGACAAAAGGCAATGACTGCCGAGTTTGCAATAAACGAGACTGCATCGCTTGTGATTGCAGTACCATTTGGATATTTTATCCCAGAGGGCACGATACTTTCTGAGCAGTACAAGCTTGTATTGCTCAGTCCGATAGATGATAATGAAGTACTGTACAGCGTTGCCAAGTCGGGCGGCGCATCAGGGAGTGTGGTAGAGTTATTGCAAAAGGAAAAAGATAACGCAATAACTGTAGAATACAAAACAAATCTGTTTGGGCACAAGCTGAAAAAATACTATGATCTGAGGTACGTTCTCTGGGATGCAAGCTTTGAGGCGCAATCATACGAGCATACCATAATACTTGTGGCAGGAGTTGTCCTCTCGTTTGTAATCCCTGTATTGCTTGTGCGCACAAACCTTCTGAGGGCAAGGCTGCAGGAAAAGTCAGAGGCCCTTGAGAGGGCAAACGAGGAGCTAAAAAAGGTGGAAAAATCAAAGGACGAATTTGTAACGATGATAGTTCACGATCTGAAAAACCCACTTCTTCCAATAAAGGCGTATTCTGAGATACTACTCTCGCAAAAACTGGGTCAGCTAAACGAGGAGCAGGCAAAGAGGCTTCACTCAATTAGCACCAGCGCGATTACATTACAAAAGATGATTCAGGACTTGCTTGATGCAAACAAGCTAGAGCTTGGCAAGCTCAGACTGGATATTCAGGAGGGAAACCTCTCTGAGCTTGTAAGACGTACGATGTCAGAGCTGGAGCCCGAGTTTAGGAAAAAAGGAGTTGCAGTATCGCTAGAATTGCAGGACGTATCATGCAGGTTTGATTCCATGAGGATGGGACAGGTATTCCAGAATATACTGTTAAATGCCCTTGACTTTGTGCCTGATAAGACGGGCAAGATACACATATCGCTCAAATCAGAGGGAGGCAACGCAGTTATTACGATTGCGGACAACGGCATTGGAATACCAAAGGACAAGATAGACGGACTCTTTGCCAAGTTCTATCAGGTGTCGACAGACAAGAACAGAAGATACGGTGGAAGCGGCCTTGGGCTTTCAGTATGCAAGGGAATAGTGGAAGGGCACGGGGGCATGATCCGGGCTGAATCCGACGGGGAGGGCAAGGGCACTACAATGCACATCATGATTCCTCTTGCAGGTAAATCGGCATAG
- a CDS encoding Fic family protein: MAQYAELPSHIQKRITEKKRKLGSKGHLTPRRIKEIDERMQVDFVYNSNKIEGSTLSRGETELILRGITIGKKNIPDALRGKDLGDILVAHNHSNAIDLIKKIAFDRVYKVTESDIKKIHGIIMKGVIASAGQYRNYDIDVKGAGFTPPPFYDISKHMRDLLHTLNSNPDELRPIELAAQIHYDFAWVHPFEDGNGRMSRLLLNLILVRNGYPFAVIKSVDKPQYLRALREMDISGNFKPFLIYVSRCVEQTLDLYLAPKKPSKKEEFLPLAKLAGGTPYSAEYLSLLARKGRIDAIKEGKTWKSTKKIISAYLKEQGK, encoded by the coding sequence ATGGCACAGTACGCAGAATTACCTTCACACATACAAAAGAGAATAACAGAGAAAAAACGAAAACTTGGATCAAAAGGACATCTTACTCCAAGAAGAATTAAAGAGATCGACGAGCGCATGCAGGTGGATTTTGTTTACAATAGCAACAAAATAGAAGGCAGTACGCTTTCCAGAGGCGAAACTGAGCTAATACTACGAGGAATAACGATAGGAAAAAAGAATATCCCGGACGCATTGCGTGGAAAAGACCTCGGAGATATTCTAGTTGCACATAATCACTCCAATGCAATCGATTTGATTAAAAAAATTGCATTTGACAGAGTTTACAAAGTAACTGAATCAGATATTAAAAAAATTCACGGAATCATAATGAAAGGAGTGATTGCTAGCGCTGGACAATACCGAAATTATGACATAGATGTAAAGGGTGCAGGGTTTACACCGCCTCCATTTTATGACATTTCAAAACACATGAGAGATCTGCTGCATACATTAAACAGCAATCCCGATGAGTTAAGACCGATTGAGCTTGCGGCACAGATTCACTATGATTTTGCATGGGTTCACCCATTTGAGGATGGAAACGGGAGAATGTCTAGATTATTACTTAATTTGATTCTAGTAAGAAATGGATATCCGTTTGCGGTAATCAAAAGCGTTGACAAGCCGCAATATCTTAGGGCACTACGGGAAATGGATATTTCTGGCAATTTCAAGCCATTTCTGATTTATGTGTCGCGATGTGTCGAGCAGACATTGGATCTTTATCTGGCACCAAAAAAGCCCTCAAAAAAGGAAGAATTCCTACCGTTGGCAAAGCTTGCAGGCGGCACACCTTATTCTGCAGAATACCTAAGCCTGCTAGCAAGAAAGGGGCGAATTGACGCCATAAAAGAAGGTAAAACATGGAAAAGCACTAAAAAAATCATCAGTGCCTATCTTAAAGAACAAGGGAAATGA
- the bcp gene encoding thioredoxin-dependent thiol peroxidase codes for MISEGDKAPDFELSDADGNLVRSSDYKGKKYVVYFYPRDFTPGCTIEADEFAQEYAKFKKAGVQVFGISTDDVESHRKFADKMKIPYVLLSDPDAKVAKKFGVWGKKQFMGKEYMGIQRSTFLVDEKGKVFKVYPAVKPKGHAQQVLGTILGN; via the coding sequence GTGATATCAGAAGGAGACAAGGCGCCAGACTTTGAGCTAAGCGATGCTGACGGAAATCTGGTAAGATCATCTGATTACAAGGGCAAAAAATATGTCGTGTACTTTTATCCGCGCGACTTTACTCCCGGCTGCACCATAGAGGCAGACGAGTTCGCTCAGGAATATGCCAAGTTCAAAAAGGCTGGAGTGCAGGTCTTTGGCATCAGTACTGACGATGTGGAATCACACAGAAAGTTTGCAGATAAGATGAAAATACCGTATGTTCTTCTCTCCGACCCGGACGCCAAGGTTGCAAAAAAGTTCGGCGTGTGGGGCAAAAAACAGTTCATGGGAAAAGAGTACATGGGAATACAGAGGAGCACGTTTCTTGTTGACGAGAAAGGCAAGGTCTTCAAGGTATACCCTGCTGTAAAGCCAAAGGGACATGCACAACAAGTTCTCGGTACAATACTTGGAAATTAA
- a CDS encoding J domain-containing protein, producing MVESNYDILGVKLGASEKEIRDAFRKLVLDHHSDRGGDEEKIKKIIQAYEDLKQGKTYPDTDIEKLKKARVYAGDSEEERKKRNLVLSGDVAREMDLAQEWAGLLSRSDQAGTKLFGSKELGEMEFERKQTGDLYVKGKFWAGHFTYDGSIMMAGSVTNPYFAPTESTKTIITVTKGNFTLVDALKNNFVIEHGAKITADNGDIIVGNLSGIRELQQDPQGRVGLYITKEHFTELRAPKGKIVAGTARETVLLDGDTVVVNNLINNVKVRARIISIFGSTVNYNCELELRPGGYIEFHDEGSGFALSDDALIKLENGKWFKLRDLKTSGMVGHGRQISYEYLDGIGKKQEKQGGFRLGSLFKRK from the coding sequence ATGGTTGAGAGCAATTACGATATTTTGGGTGTCAAGCTGGGGGCATCTGAGAAGGAGATAAGGGACGCGTTCAGAAAGCTCGTTCTTGACCACCATTCAGACAGGGGCGGGGACGAGGAAAAGATAAAAAAGATAATCCAGGCGTATGAGGACCTCAAACAGGGAAAGACATACCCTGATACTGACATTGAAAAGCTCAAAAAAGCCAGGGTGTATGCAGGCGACTCGGAGGAGGAGAGAAAAAAGAGGAATCTTGTACTGTCCGGCGATGTGGCGCGCGAGATGGATCTTGCTCAGGAATGGGCAGGCCTCTTGAGCCGCTCTGACCAGGCCGGCACGAAGCTTTTCGGCTCAAAGGAGCTCGGGGAGATGGAGTTTGAGCGCAAGCAGACAGGTGATCTGTATGTGAAAGGCAAGTTCTGGGCTGGCCATTTTACGTACGATGGCAGCATAATGATGGCAGGAAGCGTGACAAACCCGTACTTTGCACCAACTGAGAGTACAAAGACGATCATCACGGTAACAAAGGGCAACTTTACTCTAGTTGATGCACTCAAGAACAATTTTGTAATAGAGCATGGCGCCAAGATAACTGCAGATAACGGGGATATCATAGTGGGCAATCTCTCGGGAATAAGGGAGCTACAGCAGGACCCGCAGGGCAGGGTGGGCCTGTACATCACAAAGGAGCATTTTACAGAGCTTAGAGCGCCCAAAGGCAAGATAGTTGCAGGCACTGCACGCGAGACTGTCTTGCTTGATGGCGATACTGTGGTTGTCAACAACCTGATAAACAACGTCAAGGTCAGGGCGCGTATAATATCGATTTTCGGCTCCACTGTTAACTATAACTGCGAGCTTGAGCTCAGGCCTGGAGGATACATCGAGTTCCATGACGAGGGCTCCGGGTTTGCGCTATCTGATGATGCGCTCATCAAGCTGGAGAACGGCAAGTGGTTCAAGCTTCGGGACCTGAAGACGTCGGGGATGGTAGGACATGGCAGGCAGATATCGTACGAGTATCTTGATGGCATTGGCAAAAAGCAGGAAAAGCAGGGCGGCTTTAGACTAGGCAGCCTCTTTAAGAGAAAATAA
- a CDS encoding N-6 DNA methylase, which translates to MSSQNRIIERTLYDPISDFLREIKFDSIGESRAGKERDFSDIVFTYGKDKFVIEVKLEKNTPTLSTKATAQAFRYASKLGTSNVLVLIYPETLKNQPIVNSEWLRKITLNDKIKCHVFTDYWNETVEDSASKIFEELKNKIDSKVHKIDLHTIVKQIRQIVSDLNAITSYVKKEKLVSEVVEKLDLFTSIGDIDDQELAENQITNLSSYLLFNQLLFYRIYSKKMTSTKLPELTEIAKIQDLQKYFDAITKIDFKSIYKINILGQIPEDNLVIEILNDVIQAIQLIRAELITHDLAGRFFHDLIPHEIRKILAAFYTHPNSADLLAGLTIHSWNETVMDPACGSGTLLVASYSRKLNLYKSQKGFENFKAVHKQFIEKEISGADLMPFASHLTTINLAMQQIDQPTNIVRIASMDSLELADRLRSAAFTRGKGIPITGFEKSAQLTLTNEVAWSKKGGSVSMEGRGSTFNISPLDVVIMNPPFSDREKMPDEMRTKLNNNVVLKEKVGGMVNLWGYFIGLSNLLLKNGGMLGAVIPISIARGGATQPVRDFLLSNFSAKFIVKPIIDDAFSENSAYRDVLYIAERKKPDEKDYTAIVSIKSEIKKMPSDQVTKLINDLNRNYIEKTNKNNDDYEITFVKTKELFDYSDNLMPLIGFKSQKNGLVISNFMAEVRKTAGNKLVKLSKEIMREGLHASPEGLSELVFINNPIDESRVKRSFLILKEKKSQTLKFKIKSLENEFEIPISKTQPALRTLTGIKNFIVDNIDYVITEEPAKFDEILRFSKWKGKFDWFTHNKNVLNKLRHVIIPNRFRPDSANTHHFAFYSKKKFVAPHSFKILDFNSSQEGLFQTLLLNSSITIANFLLYRSQSTRGFTHIMEADWVLYDLFDIKKLSHEEKSKLEEIAEKLEEINFPSIKDQYLTNNKYRRILDVTILQVLGFDKDRIEPVLDKLYKAIYEELSVD; encoded by the coding sequence GTGTCTTCTCAGAACCGGATAATAGAAAGAACTCTTTATGATCCTATCAGTGACTTCCTACGGGAAATAAAATTTGACAGCATTGGTGAATCAAGAGCAGGAAAAGAAAGGGATTTCTCTGACATTGTTTTCACATATGGGAAAGATAAATTTGTAATTGAGGTAAAATTAGAAAAAAATACACCAACTTTAAGCACGAAGGCGACTGCGCAAGCCTTTAGGTACGCAAGTAAACTTGGCACATCAAACGTTCTGGTCTTAATATATCCTGAAACTCTCAAAAATCAACCTATTGTCAATAGTGAATGGCTAAGAAAAATAACCCTTAACGACAAAATAAAATGTCATGTATTTACTGATTATTGGAATGAAACAGTTGAAGATTCTGCCTCAAAAATATTTGAGGAATTAAAAAATAAAATTGATTCCAAAGTTCATAAAATAGATTTACACACGATTGTAAAACAAATACGCCAAATTGTTTCGGATCTCAACGCAATAACATCATATGTTAAAAAGGAAAAACTCGTCTCTGAAGTAGTTGAAAAATTAGATCTTTTTACATCAATCGGTGACATTGATGATCAAGAATTAGCGGAGAATCAAATAACAAATCTTTCTTCATATTTGTTATTCAACCAATTACTTTTTTATAGAATTTACAGTAAAAAAATGACCAGTACTAAATTACCAGAGTTAACGGAGATAGCCAAAATACAGGATCTACAAAAATATTTTGATGCAATTACTAAAATCGATTTTAAATCTATCTATAAAATTAATATCTTGGGCCAAATTCCAGAAGATAATCTGGTAATTGAAATTCTTAATGATGTTATTCAAGCAATCCAATTGATAAGGGCTGAGTTAATTACCCATGATCTAGCTGGAAGATTCTTTCACGATCTCATTCCTCATGAAATTAGAAAAATACTAGCCGCATTCTACACTCATCCTAATTCTGCGGACTTGTTAGCAGGCCTAACAATTCACTCATGGAACGAAACTGTAATGGATCCTGCATGTGGTTCTGGAACATTGTTAGTTGCAAGTTACTCCAGAAAACTAAACTTATACAAATCACAGAAAGGATTTGAAAATTTCAAAGCAGTTCATAAACAATTTATTGAAAAAGAAATCAGCGGAGCAGACCTTATGCCGTTTGCAAGCCACCTCACAACAATTAATCTTGCTATGCAGCAGATAGATCAACCTACCAACATCGTGAGAATTGCTTCGATGGACAGTCTTGAATTAGCGGATAGGCTCAGAAGCGCTGCGTTTACGAGAGGAAAAGGAATCCCAATTACAGGTTTTGAAAAATCAGCACAACTGACACTCACAAACGAAGTTGCTTGGAGTAAAAAAGGAGGATCTGTATCCATGGAAGGAAGAGGTTCTACATTCAACATTTCACCATTAGATGTGGTTATAATGAATCCTCCTTTTTCAGATAGAGAAAAAATGCCTGATGAGATGAGAACCAAACTGAACAATAATGTTGTTCTAAAGGAAAAAGTTGGGGGGATGGTAAATTTGTGGGGTTATTTTATAGGACTGTCAAATCTTTTATTAAAAAACGGTGGAATGCTCGGCGCAGTAATTCCAATTAGCATTGCAAGAGGCGGCGCAACTCAACCTGTACGTGATTTTCTTTTGAGTAATTTTTCTGCTAAATTTATTGTTAAGCCAATAATCGATGATGCATTCAGCGAAAATTCAGCATATAGGGATGTCTTATACATAGCAGAGAGAAAAAAACCCGACGAAAAAGATTATACTGCAATCGTCTCGATAAAATCTGAAATCAAAAAAATGCCTTCAGATCAAGTAACAAAATTAATCAACGATCTGAACCGCAATTATATTGAAAAAACTAATAAAAATAACGATGATTACGAAATAACCTTTGTAAAGACAAAAGAACTGTTTGATTATTCTGATAATCTCATGCCACTGATTGGCTTTAAATCACAAAAGAATGGTTTGGTCATCTCCAATTTTATGGCCGAGGTAAGAAAAACCGCTGGAAATAAACTAGTTAAATTGTCGAAGGAAATTATGAGGGAGGGGCTCCATGCGTCGCCAGAAGGCCTTTCTGAGCTTGTTTTTATTAATAATCCAATAGACGAATCAAGAGTTAAAAGATCGTTTTTGATCCTTAAAGAAAAGAAATCTCAGACACTCAAATTTAAAATTAAATCACTTGAGAATGAATTTGAGATTCCAATCAGCAAAACTCAACCGGCTCTGCGAACATTAACTGGAATTAAAAACTTTATAGTGGATAATATTGATTATGTGATTACAGAAGAACCAGCAAAATTTGATGAAATTTTACGGTTTTCTAAATGGAAAGGAAAATTTGATTGGTTTACGCACAACAAAAATGTCTTGAACAAATTACGTCATGTAATTATTCCAAATCGATTTAGGCCAGATTCAGCAAACACACATCATTTCGCCTTTTACTCAAAGAAAAAATTTGTCGCCCCACATTCTTTTAAAATTCTAGACTTTAATAGCTCACAAGAAGGATTATTCCAAACTTTACTGTTAAACAGCAGTATAACCATTGCAAATTTTCTGTTATACCGTTCTCAATCGACAAGAGGATTTACTCATATTATGGAAGCCGATTGGGTTCTCTACGACTTATTTGACATTAAAAAACTGTCACATGAGGAAAAATCAAAACTTGAAGAAATAGCAGAAAAACTAGAAGAGATAAATTTTCCGTCAATTAAGGATCAATATTTGACCAATAACAAGTATCGTAGGATTCTTGATGTTACAATACTTCAAGTCCTTGGTTTCGATAAGGATAGAATCGAACCTGTTCTTGACAAGTTGTATAAAGCCATTTATGAAGAACTTTCCGTAGATTGA
- a CDS encoding integrase translates to MDWDEYLRWLTSTKHRHYGRNLWLLGKKVYRMAFTPELILMEHTRRKEDILKAISNICRFLDIKHDTYFHEQFLVWLKRKEVKWKRVRDPYENYALAETLTISRVAKNIRALPPKYTLFATFALVSGLRTEEAVRAFNDHLQLCNGRVIEMFWDRRTKKANAVFCHPILHKKISMKISYNSIHRHLHSRILGCQLRHLRKLNYTMVATRIDPLLAEFMQGRRGNISQRHYYLPLMRSSYPRWVRMWDPYVSRI, encoded by the coding sequence ATGGACTGGGACGAGTACCTGAGGTGGCTGACCAGCACAAAGCACAGGCACTATGGCAGAAACCTCTGGCTACTTGGGAAAAAAGTCTACAGGATGGCATTCACGCCGGAGCTAATCCTAATGGAGCACACAAGAAGAAAGGAGGACATACTCAAGGCAATATCGAACATATGCCGCTTTCTTGACATAAAGCACGACACGTATTTTCATGAGCAGTTCCTTGTGTGGCTCAAAAGAAAGGAGGTAAAGTGGAAGAGGGTGCGCGACCCGTACGAGAACTATGCCCTTGCAGAGACGCTCACAATATCGCGCGTTGCAAAAAACATACGGGCCCTGCCGCCCAAGTATACTCTGTTTGCAACCTTTGCCCTGGTGTCTGGCCTGCGCACCGAGGAGGCAGTACGCGCATTCAACGACCACCTGCAGCTGTGCAACGGCAGGGTAATTGAGATGTTCTGGGACCGCAGGACAAAAAAGGCAAACGCCGTCTTTTGCCACCCGATACTGCACAAAAAGATCTCAATGAAAATAAGCTACAACAGCATACACAGGCACCTCCACTCAAGAATACTCGGATGCCAGCTAAGGCACCTCCGCAAGCTAAATTATACGATGGTCGCCACGCGAATCGACCCGCTCCTGGCCGAGTTCATGCAGGGCAGGCGCGGCAATATCTCGCAGAGGCACTACTACCTGCCGCTCATGAGGTCCAGCTACCCGCGGTGGGTCCGGATGTGGGACCCGTACGTTTCCAGGATCTGA
- a CDS encoding Fic family protein has translation MVVVRKKVIKGQTYYYLEHSYRKGKKVLKKELYLGNKIPKNIETIKRQLIDDIYKVKWYSDLDIIKKNYIKEHKSIPKSIKEKELQSFVTKFTYDTQKIEGSTLTRRETADLLERGITPTSKPIRDVKEAEAHRDLFYRILNSKKDLTLQMTLDWHWDLFSQTKADIAGEIRKYQVGIGASKFLPPSPVEVFPMLTEFFQWYNKNKNRIHPIELAALAHLKFVTIHPFGDGNGRISRLIMNFVLNKKNYPMLDIKYEERNGYYNALERSQVKKEERIFLQWFIKKYIKEYHRYLR, from the coding sequence ATGGTGGTAGTAAGAAAGAAAGTGATAAAGGGACAGACATACTACTACCTGGAGCACAGTTATCGAAAAGGCAAAAAGGTTTTGAAAAAAGAACTCTATCTTGGAAACAAAATCCCAAAAAACATTGAAACTATCAAAAGACAACTCATAGACGACATTTACAAAGTAAAATGGTACTCGGATCTAGATATAATTAAAAAAAATTACATCAAAGAACACAAATCAATACCAAAATCAATCAAAGAAAAAGAACTACAGTCATTTGTCACCAAATTCACATATGACACTCAGAAGATAGAAGGTTCCACACTCACTAGGAGAGAAACTGCTGATCTGCTTGAAAGGGGAATAACGCCTACAAGCAAACCAATTCGGGATGTAAAAGAGGCTGAAGCACACAGGGATCTTTTCTATAGAATTTTGAACTCCAAAAAAGATCTGACATTACAAATGACTTTGGACTGGCATTGGGACTTGTTTAGTCAAACAAAGGCCGATATTGCGGGCGAGATAAGAAAATACCAAGTTGGAATAGGTGCAAGTAAATTCTTGCCACCGTCACCAGTCGAAGTATTCCCAATGCTGACAGAGTTCTTCCAGTGGTATAACAAGAACAAAAATCGTATTCATCCAATAGAGCTTGCCGCCCTGGCACATCTGAAATTTGTAACAATACATCCGTTTGGAGATGGCAATGGCAGAATATCGAGGCTTATCATGAATTTTGTGCTAAACAAGAAGAACTACCCTATGCTTGATATCAAATATGAGGAAAGAAATGGATACTATAACGCACTTGAAAGATCTCAAGTCAAAAAAGAAGAAAGAATCTTTCTTCAATGGTTCATCAAAAAATATATCAAAGAGTATCACCGTTATCTAAGATAG
- a CDS encoding MIP/aquaporin family protein, whose product MVNGRAWFAEALSTFCLVFFGPLSVIVSAAAFGPGLTLEGILLISFAHGSAIGLMVYSFGHVSGAHINPAVTIPMMITRKIGIVDGIGYIIFQIIGAIIAAFSLKTILPELGAKVNFGTQGGPSELLNNSAMSGFALELVFTFFLVVVIFMTAVHKKASAGLHGLSIGGMIFLLHLVGVPFTGASMNPARTLGPAIASGYWDYHWIYWAGPIIGGIIAGLIMYYIFVKKAESE is encoded by the coding sequence ATGGTTAACGGCAGGGCATGGTTTGCAGAGGCACTATCGACATTTTGTTTGGTGTTCTTCGGACCTCTATCAGTTATAGTGTCCGCAGCAGCATTCGGCCCGGGACTGACACTTGAGGGCATCTTACTGATATCGTTTGCACACGGCTCGGCAATAGGCCTGATGGTGTACTCGTTTGGCCACGTTTCCGGGGCGCACATCAACCCAGCAGTCACAATCCCAATGATGATTACAAGAAAGATAGGAATAGTAGACGGGATAGGCTACATAATATTCCAGATAATAGGCGCAATCATTGCAGCATTCTCACTCAAGACAATACTGCCAGAGCTTGGAGCCAAGGTAAACTTTGGAACCCAGGGAGGCCCGAGCGAGCTTCTCAACAATTCTGCCATGTCAGGCTTTGCACTCGAACTGGTCTTTACGTTCTTCCTTGTTGTTGTAATATTCATGACTGCAGTGCACAAAAAGGCATCTGCCGGACTGCACGGTCTCTCAATAGGAGGCATGATATTTCTGCTGCACCTAGTCGGCGTTCCGTTCACGGGAGCATCGATGAACCCTGCAAGGACGCTCGGTCCTGCAATTGCATCAGGCTACTGGGACTATCACTGGATATACTGGGCAGGCCCGATAATCGGCGGAATCATAGCTGGCCTGATAATGTACTATATCTTTGTCAAAAAGGCAGAGAGCGAATAA
- a CDS encoding DUF72 domain-containing protein, giving the protein MEISIGCTGWSYDGWVGPFYPAGMDSSRFLKFYSRFFDITEVNSTFYRMPGTNDAKRWASQTPAHFRFTAKLPQMITHEKRLKGALHDVEKFLDALRPLDAKYLLSVIQLPPSLSFWEAREGLEEIMHMFARMVVEGRHRSWFSEDAVRYLTDRNICLVWNDVQNVQNTLPVTSDFLYLRIIGDRKIPQQSFGQLVRDRTEDLRKWAAKLEQQKDKVMFAAVLANNHYEGFAAATANKLRMLLGLDELVWKNQKKLDDF; this is encoded by the coding sequence TTGGAAATTAGCATAGGGTGCACCGGCTGGAGCTACGATGGCTGGGTTGGACCGTTCTATCCTGCAGGAATGGATTCATCAAGGTTTTTGAAGTTTTATTCTAGATTTTTTGACATAACGGAGGTAAACTCTACGTTCTACCGTATGCCTGGGACAAATGATGCAAAAAGATGGGCATCTCAAACGCCAGCGCACTTTCGCTTCACCGCAAAGCTGCCGCAGATGATCACTCATGAAAAAAGACTCAAGGGAGCGCTACATGATGTTGAAAAGTTCCTTGATGCGCTAAGGCCGCTTGATGCCAAGTATTTGCTCAGCGTCATACAGCTTCCCCCCTCACTATCTTTTTGGGAGGCAAGAGAAGGCCTTGAGGAGATTATGCACATGTTTGCAAGGATGGTAGTAGAGGGGCGCCACCGGAGCTGGTTCTCAGAGGATGCGGTGCGGTACCTTACCGATAGAAACATCTGCCTTGTCTGGAATGATGTTCAGAATGTGCAAAACACGCTGCCTGTGACGTCGGACTTTTTGTATTTGAGAATAATCGGGGACAGAAAGATTCCACAGCAAAGCTTTGGGCAGCTGGTGCGCGATAGGACGGAGGATTTGAGAAAATGGGCTGCAAAGCTGGAGCAGCAAAAAGATAAGGTAATGTTTGCGGCAGTTCTTGCAAACAATCACTACGAGGGCTTTGCAGCTGCTACGGCAAACAAACTGCGTATGTTGCTTGGTCTTGATGAGCTTGTATGGAAAAACCAAAAGAAGCTCGATGATTTTTGA